In the genome of Cydia strobilella chromosome Z, ilCydStro3.1, whole genome shotgun sequence, one region contains:
- the LOC134754106 gene encoding U3 small nucleolar ribonucleoprotein protein IMP3 has product MVRKLKFHEQKLLKKVDFISWKVDNNLNEVKVMKKYYVQKREDYTKYNKLSREIRELANKIKDLDATAEFRTEASAQLLEKLYQMGLIPTRWDLALAINVSASSFCRRRLPVVMCRNKMSENLKEATKLIEQGHVRVGPEVVKDPAFLVNRSLEDFVTWVDGSAIKRHIMEYNEMRDDFDLL; this is encoded by the exons ATGGTGCGTAAACTAAAATTTCACGAGCAGAAATTGCTCAAGAAAGTAGATTTTATATCGTGGAAAGTGGACAATAACTTGAATGAGGTGAAAGTGATGAAAAAATACTATGTTCAGAAACGAGAAGATTACACAAA GTATAACAAGCTTTCTCGTGAAATCCGTGAGTTAGCAAACAAAATCAAAGACCTGGACGCAACGGCGGAGTTTCGCACGGAGGCAAGCGCGCAGTTACTAGAGAAGCTGTACCAGATGGGGCTGATACCGACACGCTGGGACTTGGCCCTCGCTATCAACGTGTCCGCAAGCTCCTTCTGCCGGCGGCGGCTGCCCGTCGTCATGTGTAGAA ACAAAATGTCAGAGAACCTGAAAGAGGCCACAAAACTGATTGAGCAAGGGCATGTGCGTGTAGGCCCTGAGGTGGTCAAGGACCCCGCATTCCTGGTCAACCGGTCACTGGAGGACTTTGTTACATGGGTTGATGGCTCGGCTATCAAGCGGCATATTATGGAGTATAATGAGATG CGGGACGACTTTGATCTTCTTTGA